From Vibrio crassostreae, one genomic window encodes:
- the rpsA gene encoding 30S ribosomal protein S1, with amino-acid sequence MTESFAQLFEEFLSETEFQQGSIVKGTVVAIENGFVLVDAGLKSESAIPAEQFKNAAGELEVEVGAEVDVALDAVEDGFGETQLSREKAKRHEAWIVLEKACEEAETVVGIINGKVKGGFTVELNGIRAFLPGSLVDVRPIRDTAHLENKELEFKVIKLDQKRNNVVVSRRAVIESENSVERDELLETLQEGTEVKGIVKNLTDYGAFVDLGGVDGLLHITDMAWKRVKHPSEIVNVGDEILVKVLKFDRERTRVSLGLKQLGEDPWVAIAKRYPEGHKLSGRVTNLTDYGCFVEIEEGVEGLVHVSEMDWTNKNIHPSKVVNVGDEVEVMVLDIDEERRRISLGLKQCKANPWQSFAEMQAKGDKVTGKIKSITDFGIFIGLEGGIDGLVHLSDISWNAAGEEAVREYKKGDEISAVVLAVDAERERISLGVKQMENDPFNAYVADNKKGVLVNGTVTAVDAKGATIELIEGVEGYIRASEVSRDRIEDASLILSVGDSVEAKFTGVDRKNRVINLSIKAKDEADEQEAMASLNKSEEGAFGNAMADAFKAAKGE; translated from the coding sequence ATGACTGAATCTTTTGCTCAACTCTTTGAAGAGTTTCTATCTGAAACTGAATTCCAACAAGGCAGCATCGTTAAAGGTACTGTAGTAGCTATCGAGAACGGTTTCGTTCTTGTAGACGCTGGTCTTAAGTCTGAATCTGCTATCCCTGCTGAACAATTCAAGAACGCTGCTGGCGAACTTGAAGTTGAAGTTGGTGCTGAAGTAGACGTAGCTCTAGACGCTGTTGAAGATGGTTTCGGTGAGACTCAACTTTCTCGTGAGAAAGCTAAGCGTCACGAAGCTTGGATCGTACTTGAGAAAGCTTGCGAAGAAGCTGAAACTGTTGTTGGTATCATCAACGGTAAAGTTAAAGGCGGTTTCACTGTTGAACTTAACGGTATCCGTGCTTTCCTTCCAGGTTCTCTAGTAGACGTACGTCCTATCCGTGACACTGCTCACCTAGAAAACAAAGAGCTAGAGTTCAAAGTAATCAAGCTAGACCAGAAGCGTAACAACGTTGTTGTTTCTCGTCGTGCTGTTATCGAATCTGAAAACAGTGTTGAGCGTGACGAACTTCTTGAAACTCTACAAGAAGGTACTGAAGTTAAAGGTATCGTTAAGAACCTTACTGACTACGGTGCATTCGTTGACCTTGGCGGTGTTGACGGTCTTCTACATATCACAGATATGGCTTGGAAGCGCGTTAAGCACCCATCAGAGATCGTTAACGTTGGTGACGAAATCCTAGTTAAAGTTCTTAAGTTCGATCGTGAGCGCACTCGTGTTTCACTAGGTCTTAAGCAACTAGGCGAAGATCCATGGGTAGCAATCGCTAAGCGTTACCCTGAAGGTCACAAGCTTTCTGGTCGTGTTACAAACCTAACTGACTACGGCTGCTTCGTTGAAATCGAAGAAGGCGTTGAAGGTCTAGTACACGTTTCTGAAATGGATTGGACTAACAAGAACATCCACCCTTCTAAAGTTGTTAATGTTGGCGACGAAGTTGAGGTTATGGTTCTTGATATCGACGAAGAACGTCGTCGTATCTCTCTAGGTCTGAAACAGTGTAAAGCTAACCCATGGCAGTCATTTGCAGAAATGCAAGCTAAGGGCGACAAAGTTACTGGTAAGATCAAGTCTATCACTGACTTTGGTATCTTCATCGGTCTAGAAGGCGGTATCGACGGTCTTGTACACCTATCTGACATTTCTTGGAACGCTGCCGGCGAAGAAGCTGTACGTGAATACAAGAAAGGCGACGAAATCTCTGCTGTTGTTCTAGCAGTAGATGCAGAGCGTGAGCGTATTTCTCTTGGCGTTAAGCAAATGGAAAACGACCCGTTCAACGCATACGTTGCTGACAACAAGAAAGGTGTTCTTGTAAACGGTACTGTTACTGCAGTTGACGCGAAAGGCGCTACTATCGAGCTAATCGAAGGCGTTGAAGGTTACATCCGCGCTTCTGAAGTTTCTCGCGACCGTATCGAAGATGCATCTCTAATCCTAAGCGTTGGCGACAGCGTTGAAGCGAAGTTCACTGGTGTAGACCGTAAGAACCGCGTAATCAACCTATCTATCAAAGCTAAAGATGAAGCTGATGAGCAAGAAGCAATGGCTTCACTGAACAAGTCTGAAGAAGGCGCGTTCGGTAACGCAATGGCAGACGCATTCAAAGCTGCTAAAGGCGAATAA
- the ihfB gene encoding integration host factor subunit beta — MTKSELIERLCAEQTHLSAKEIEDAVKDILEHMASTLESGDRIEIRGFGSFSLHYREPRVGRNPKTGDKVELEGKYVPHFKPGKELRERVNSGL; from the coding sequence ATGACTAAGTCTGAATTGATTGAAAGACTATGCGCTGAGCAAACGCATCTTTCTGCAAAAGAAATTGAAGACGCTGTAAAAGACATTTTAGAGCACATGGCTTCAACACTAGAAAGTGGTGATCGAATCGAAATTCGCGGCTTTGGCAGTTTTTCTCTGCATTACCGTGAACCTCGTGTTGGACGTAATCCTAAAACTGGTGACAAGGTAGAGTTGGAAGGCAAATACGTTCCTCACTTCAAACCAGGTAAAGAGCTACGCGAACGAGTAAACTCAGGACTGTAG
- a CDS encoding LapA family protein, translated as MKIIKIVAVIALFLIALALGSQNQTTVNFNYLLAQGDFHLSSLLGVVFVSGFALAWLVFGNMHMRSQLKIHRLKKQLNKQSKQVAADTKA; from the coding sequence ATGAAAATTATAAAAATAGTCGCCGTTATCGCACTTTTCCTAATTGCACTGGCTTTAGGCTCTCAAAACCAAACAACTGTGAATTTCAACTATCTGCTAGCGCAAGGTGACTTCCACCTATCAAGTTTACTAGGCGTTGTATTCGTTTCAGGCTTTGCCCTTGCTTGGTTAGTCTTTGGCAATATGCACATGCGGTCTCAGCTAAAAATTCATCGCTTGAAGAAGCAACTCAATAAGCAATCAAAGCAGGTCGCTGCTGATACTAAAGCTTAA
- the lapB gene encoding lipopolysaccharide assembly protein LapB, which yields MLELLFLLLPIAAAYGWYMGNRNAQQEKQKQSHQISRQYVTGLNLLLSDQSDKAVDHFIELLQVDNETIDTHLALGNLFRSRGEVDRAIRIHQNLISRSGLTLDQKNLALQQLAKDYMVSGFLDRAEKIFEQLVEEPDHKEGALQQLVAIYQQTREWNKAIHYGNILVKLGKKKMKMRATVAHFWCELAMQEQADGNRSKALQHFKKALSEDPKCVRASIALGKFHLANEDYQKTIDCLESVLEQDIDFISEVLPTLAECYHKLGQEAQLVEFLKACIQKKAGVSAELMLAQLVAHHEDVGSAQELLTKQLVKNPTMKGFYRLIDYHLAEAEEGRAKDSLTTLQSMVGEQLKVKPHYRCRQCGFSTHSMYWHCPSCKGWGTIKPIRGLDGE from the coding sequence ATGTTAGAGTTACTGTTCTTACTTTTGCCTATCGCAGCCGCTTATGGTTGGTATATGGGTAATCGTAATGCTCAGCAAGAAAAACAAAAACAATCACACCAGATCTCCCGTCAATACGTGACGGGTTTGAACCTATTACTGTCAGACCAATCTGACAAAGCGGTTGATCATTTTATTGAGCTACTTCAAGTAGACAATGAGACCATCGACACTCACTTAGCCTTGGGCAACTTGTTCCGCTCAAGAGGCGAAGTCGACCGCGCTATTCGAATTCACCAAAATCTTATCTCTCGTTCGGGGCTTACTCTCGACCAGAAAAATCTCGCACTGCAACAATTAGCTAAAGACTACATGGTCTCTGGTTTTCTTGATCGCGCCGAAAAAATCTTTGAACAGCTTGTAGAAGAACCCGACCACAAAGAGGGCGCTTTGCAGCAGTTAGTTGCTATTTATCAGCAAACTCGAGAGTGGAATAAGGCTATCCATTACGGAAATATCCTCGTTAAGCTTGGTAAGAAGAAAATGAAAATGCGTGCGACAGTAGCGCATTTTTGGTGTGAACTTGCGATGCAGGAGCAAGCTGATGGCAATCGCTCTAAAGCACTTCAGCACTTCAAGAAGGCGCTTTCTGAAGATCCTAAATGTGTTCGTGCAAGTATTGCTTTAGGTAAGTTCCACTTAGCGAATGAAGATTACCAAAAGACAATTGATTGTCTGGAGTCGGTACTCGAACAAGATATCGATTTTATCAGTGAGGTGTTGCCAACTCTTGCTGAGTGTTACCACAAACTTGGACAAGAAGCTCAACTGGTCGAGTTCCTGAAAGCGTGTATACAGAAGAAAGCCGGTGTATCTGCCGAACTGATGCTGGCGCAATTGGTTGCTCACCATGAAGATGTAGGCTCTGCGCAAGAGCTACTGACCAAGCAGCTTGTTAAAAACCCAACCATGAAAGGTTTTTATCGATTAATTGATTACCACCTAGCGGAAGCTGAAGAAGGTCGAGCGAAAGACAGCTTAACCACACTTCAGTCTATGGTTGGTGAACAACTTAAGGTTAAGCCCCATTATCGTTGTCGTCAGTGTGGTTTCTCAACACATTCAATGTATTGGCACTGCCCTTCATGTAAGGGGTGGGGAACGATCAAGCCTATTCGTGGGCTTGATGGTGAATAG
- the pyrF gene encoding orotidine-5'-phosphate decarboxylase, producing MNDQKIIVALDYDNQADALAFVDRIDPASCRLKVGKEMFTLFGPEFVRELHKRGFSVFLDLKFHDIPNTCSKAVRAAAELGVWMVNVHASGGERMMTASREILEPYGKDRPLLIGVTVLTSMEQSDLAGIGLDLEPQQQVMRLASLTKNSGLDGVVCSAQEASLLKGALGQEFKLVTPGIRPVGADVGDQKRIMTPSKAIESGSDYLVIGRPITQAIDPAAVLAEINGTLA from the coding sequence ATGAACGACCAAAAAATCATTGTAGCTTTGGATTATGACAACCAAGCGGATGCGTTAGCCTTTGTTGATCGTATTGATCCAGCATCTTGCCGCCTAAAAGTGGGCAAAGAGATGTTTACTCTGTTTGGCCCTGAATTTGTTCGTGAATTGCATAAGCGTGGTTTCTCAGTATTTTTAGACCTTAAGTTTCACGATATCCCGAACACATGTTCAAAGGCAGTCCGCGCTGCCGCTGAACTAGGTGTATGGATGGTGAACGTACACGCAAGTGGCGGTGAGCGCATGATGACGGCTTCTCGCGAAATCTTAGAACCGTATGGTAAAGATCGCCCGTTGCTAATCGGCGTAACTGTCCTAACCAGTATGGAGCAATCTGACTTAGCGGGTATTGGCTTGGATCTTGAACCACAGCAGCAAGTGATGCGCTTAGCTTCTCTAACGAAGAACTCTGGCTTAGACGGTGTTGTATGCTCTGCACAAGAGGCTTCTTTGCTTAAAGGCGCACTTGGTCAGGAGTTCAAACTAGTGACTCCAGGTATTCGTCCTGTAGGCGCTGATGTTGGTGACCAGAAGCGTATCATGACCCCTTCTAAAGCGATTGAATCGGGGTCAGACTACCTTGTTATTGGTCGTCCTATTACTCAAGCTATTGACCCAGCTGCTGTACTTGCAGAGATCAACGGTACGCTAGCTTAA
- the miaE gene encoding tRNA isopentenyl-2-thiomethyl-A-37 hydroxylase MiaE, with the protein MYQELLAPIHSFLKAETPDSWIDEAKKPENLHIILRDHMLCELKAAQSALFLIRKYAVDKESAKQLNEWILPYEQFAYRRIGDLESLRGKSNVSKQITAKEGCNYGADLIDKMVLLIKEELHHFYQVMELMEKKGVTYQPIEAGRYAKGLIKQVKTYEPDALVDKLIIGAFIEARSCERFAKLAPFLEEDMEKFYVSLLRSEARHYQDYLKLAEQIAGKDISERIAHFAQVEAELITSEDSDFKFHSGAPV; encoded by the coding sequence ATGTATCAAGAACTACTCGCTCCAATCCACTCTTTTCTGAAAGCAGAAACGCCAGATTCATGGATAGATGAAGCCAAAAAGCCTGAAAATCTGCACATCATTCTACGCGATCACATGCTGTGTGAACTTAAAGCAGCACAGAGTGCCTTGTTCCTTATCCGCAAGTACGCAGTTGATAAAGAAAGTGCGAAACAACTGAATGAATGGATTTTGCCATACGAGCAATTTGCTTACCGTCGTATCGGAGACTTAGAGTCTCTGCGTGGTAAAAGCAACGTATCCAAGCAAATCACAGCGAAAGAAGGCTGTAATTACGGTGCTGATCTGATCGATAAGATGGTACTGCTGATCAAAGAAGAGCTGCATCACTTCTACCAAGTCATGGAGTTGATGGAGAAGAAAGGCGTAACTTACCAGCCAATCGAGGCGGGTCGTTATGCTAAAGGCTTGATCAAACAAGTTAAGACTTACGAGCCTGATGCTCTGGTTGATAAGCTTATCATCGGCGCGTTTATTGAAGCTCGCTCTTGTGAACGATTCGCTAAATTGGCTCCTTTCTTGGAAGAAGACATGGAGAAATTTTACGTGTCTCTACTTCGCTCAGAAGCTCGCCACTACCAAGATTACCTTAAGCTAGCAGAACAGATCGCAGGTAAAGATATTTCAGAGCGTATTGCTCATTTTGCGCAAGTAGAAGCGGAACTTATCACTTCAGAAGACAGTGACTTCAAATTCCATAGTGGTGCTCCAGTTTAA
- the cysB gene encoding HTH-type transcriptional regulator CysB, whose protein sequence is MKLQQLKYIVEVVNHNLNVSATAESLYTSQPGISKQVRLLEDELGIQIFERSGKHLTQVTQAGEDIIRISQEILARVESIKAVAGEHTHPEMGTLNISTTHTQARYALPDVIKGFTARYPKVSLHMHQGTPSQMSEAVAKGTANFAIATEALHLYQDAIMLPCYHWNRSIVVTKDHPLAQKRNITIEDLAAYSLVTYVFGFTGRSELDTAFNKVGLTPRVVFTATDADVIKTYVRMGIGVGVIASMAIDHEQDTDLVAIDASHLFGASTTSIGFRKGTFLRSYMFDFMERFAPHLTRPVVEQAISLKSNEEIEEMFKDIELPVR, encoded by the coding sequence ATGAAGTTACAGCAACTGAAGTACATTGTTGAGGTTGTAAACCATAACCTAAATGTTTCAGCTACAGCAGAGAGTTTGTACACATCTCAGCCAGGCATTAGTAAGCAAGTTAGATTACTTGAAGACGAGCTAGGCATTCAGATTTTTGAGCGTAGTGGTAAGCATTTAACACAGGTTACCCAAGCCGGTGAGGATATCATTCGCATCTCTCAAGAGATTTTAGCTCGTGTTGAGAGTATTAAAGCCGTAGCGGGTGAACACACTCATCCAGAGATGGGTACATTGAATATTTCAACCACTCATACTCAAGCTCGTTATGCACTGCCTGATGTGATTAAAGGTTTTACTGCGCGTTATCCAAAAGTATCGCTTCACATGCACCAAGGTACACCAAGCCAGATGTCAGAAGCGGTAGCTAAGGGTACAGCGAACTTTGCGATTGCAACGGAAGCGCTGCATCTTTATCAAGATGCGATTATGCTGCCTTGTTACCACTGGAACCGCTCGATCGTTGTGACCAAAGATCACCCTCTGGCACAGAAGCGAAATATAACGATCGAAGATCTTGCGGCTTATTCTCTAGTGACCTACGTATTTGGTTTCACTGGTCGTTCTGAGCTTGATACTGCGTTCAATAAAGTTGGCCTAACACCGCGTGTTGTGTTTACCGCGACCGATGCGGACGTCATCAAAACGTATGTTCGCATGGGCATTGGTGTGGGTGTCATCGCAAGTATGGCGATTGACCACGAGCAAGATACCGATTTGGTTGCGATTGATGCGAGTCACCTATTTGGTGCTAGCACCACAAGCATTGGCTTTAGAAAAGGCACATTCCTGCGTTCTTACATGTTTGATTTTATGGAGCGTTTTGCGCCGCACCTAACTCGCCCAGTAGTTGAGCAAGCCATTTCTTTGAAGTCTAATGAAGAGATCGAAGAGATGTTTAAAGATATCGAACTACCTGTTCGTTAA
- a CDS encoding methyltransferase translates to MHSRFTILDSFLLEHQVYWRSEPFHLCQTQQQPWQEANRPLVDWLEDLSIESIQTLKENPELLAEELIRFLPDLELANQNIQFDNTALVGLHLPRGTADGIPGRKLQQIVSMGEAVLKHHHGKEWLEWCSGKGFLGRILSQQSKQKVTSFEWQQSLCESGQKIADARRLEMTFVQGDAFSESADKVFNSNQHAVALHACGDLHVELVKKSVSHGLPAVTISPCCYHLIRDDNYKAMSSVAQASALTLSKSDLRIPLQETVTGGERVKRHRQLEMSYRLGFSQLLKAEMGIDEYIPVPSIKKSELSAGFKAFCLWASEIKELPIRLDTDFESYLVQGEQLFWEMEKLSLVQQVFRRPLEIWLALDRAIYLKEQGYEATIEEFCERSVTPRNLLVHGVKSDR, encoded by the coding sequence ATGCATTCACGATTTACAATTCTCGACTCATTTTTGTTAGAGCACCAAGTTTATTGGCGCTCAGAGCCTTTTCACCTATGCCAAACTCAACAGCAACCATGGCAAGAGGCCAATCGTCCACTTGTTGACTGGTTAGAAGACTTAAGCATTGAAAGCATTCAAACTTTAAAAGAAAACCCTGAGCTGTTGGCCGAGGAACTGATTCGTTTCCTTCCTGATTTAGAGCTCGCGAATCAAAATATTCAGTTTGATAATACAGCTTTGGTTGGGCTCCACCTCCCTCGTGGTACTGCCGATGGTATTCCCGGTAGAAAGTTGCAACAAATCGTGTCGATGGGAGAGGCGGTACTTAAGCACCACCATGGTAAAGAGTGGCTGGAGTGGTGTTCTGGAAAGGGTTTCCTTGGTCGAATCTTATCTCAACAATCGAAGCAAAAAGTGACCAGCTTCGAGTGGCAACAATCGCTGTGCGAAAGCGGCCAAAAGATTGCAGATGCACGACGTTTAGAAATGACGTTCGTTCAAGGTGATGCCTTTTCTGAGAGTGCTGATAAGGTGTTTAATTCTAATCAACATGCGGTCGCTCTTCATGCTTGTGGTGATCTCCATGTTGAGTTAGTTAAAAAGTCCGTGTCGCATGGGCTTCCTGCTGTGACTATATCCCCTTGTTGTTATCACCTTATTCGTGACGACAACTACAAAGCGATGTCATCAGTGGCACAAGCCTCGGCTTTAACATTGAGCAAGAGTGATTTACGAATTCCACTCCAAGAAACCGTTACTGGTGGCGAAAGGGTAAAGCGACATCGCCAATTGGAGATGAGTTATCGCCTAGGCTTCAGTCAGTTACTCAAGGCTGAAATGGGGATTGATGAATACATTCCCGTGCCGAGCATCAAAAAATCAGAATTGTCTGCGGGCTTTAAAGCTTTTTGTTTATGGGCTTCAGAGATTAAAGAGCTCCCAATTCGTTTGGATACCGATTTTGAGTCTTATCTTGTTCAAGGGGAGCAACTTTTCTGGGAGATGGAAAAACTAAGCCTGGTTCAGCAAGTCTTTAGACGACCATTAGAGATATGGCTAGCGTTGGATCGCGCGATTTATTTAAAAGAACAAGGCTACGAAGCCACCATCGAAGAGTTTTGTGAACGTAGTGTCACACCTCGAAATCTGTTGGTTCATGGTGTTAAGAGCGATAGATAA
- the ald gene encoding alanine dehydrogenase gives MIIGVPKEIKNHEYRVGMTPASVRELISHGHQVFVETNAGTGIGFSDDDYIAVGASILPTAADVFAKAEMIVKVKEPQAVERAMLREGQILFTYLHLAPDFPQTEELIKSKAVCVAYETVTDNMGRLPLLAPMSEVAGRMSIQAGAQTLEKSNGGCGLLLGGVPGVEPAKVVVVGGGVVGANAARMAVGLRADVTILDRNVDTLRRLDEEFQGRAKVVYSTEDAIEKHVLEADLVIGAVLIPGAAAPKLVTKEHIAKMKPGSAVVDVAIDQGGCFETSHATTHADPTYIVDDVVHYCVANMPGAVARTSTYALNNATLPYIVKLANKGYREALLSDEGFLEGLNVIHGKVTCKEVAESFDLEYVDPAEAIAMFN, from the coding sequence ATGATCATTGGCGTACCTAAGGAAATCAAGAACCACGAATACCGCGTTGGTATGACCCCAGCTAGCGTGAGAGAACTAATCTCACACGGCCACCAAGTTTTTGTAGAAACCAATGCCGGTACTGGTATCGGTTTTTCAGACGATGATTACATCGCTGTAGGCGCATCCATTCTTCCTACTGCTGCTGACGTTTTCGCGAAAGCAGAGATGATTGTAAAGGTTAAAGAACCTCAAGCTGTCGAGCGAGCTATGCTTCGCGAAGGGCAAATATTATTTACCTATTTACACCTTGCACCAGATTTTCCACAAACTGAAGAGCTTATCAAGAGCAAAGCTGTCTGCGTAGCCTATGAGACTGTAACAGATAATATGGGTCGCTTGCCACTATTAGCACCAATGTCTGAAGTAGCTGGTCGCATGTCTATTCAAGCAGGTGCACAAACATTAGAGAAATCTAACGGTGGTTGTGGTCTTCTTCTTGGTGGCGTTCCAGGTGTTGAACCAGCAAAAGTTGTTGTTGTTGGTGGCGGCGTTGTAGGTGCTAACGCAGCACGTATGGCTGTTGGCCTTCGCGCTGATGTTACAATCCTTGACCGTAACGTAGATACACTTCGTCGTCTTGATGAAGAATTCCAAGGTCGCGCAAAAGTGGTTTATTCTACTGAAGACGCTATCGAGAAGCATGTTCTAGAAGCAGACCTAGTGATTGGTGCAGTACTAATCCCTGGTGCAGCAGCGCCTAAACTGGTTACAAAAGAGCACATCGCTAAGATGAAGCCAGGTTCAGCTGTTGTTGACGTTGCAATCGACCAAGGCGGTTGTTTCGAGACTTCTCACGCAACCACTCACGCAGACCCAACTTACATCGTTGATGACGTAGTTCACTACTGTGTTGCAAACATGCCAGGTGCTGTAGCGCGTACTTCAACTTACGCACTAAACAATGCAACACTTCCTTACATTGTTAAGCTAGCGAACAAAGGCTACCGCGAAGCACTTCTATCTGATGAAGGCTTCCTAGAAGGTCTAAACGTCATTCACGGTAAAGTAACTTGTAAAGAAGTTGCAGAAAGCTTTGACCTTGAATACGTAGATCCAGCAGAAGCTATCGCAATGTTTAACTAA
- the lrp gene encoding leucine-responsive transcriptional regulator Lrp codes for MADNYKKPSKELDRIDRNILNELQKDGRISNVELSKRVGLSPTPCLERVRRLERQGYITGYTALLNPQYLDASLLVFVEITLNRGAPDVFEQFNTAVQKLDDIQECHLVSGDFDYLLKTRVSDMGAYRKLLGDTLLRLPGVNDTRTYVVMEEVKQTNQLVIKTR; via the coding sequence ATGGCAGACAATTATAAGAAGCCGTCCAAGGAACTAGATCGTATTGACCGCAACATTCTTAATGAGTTGCAAAAAGACGGTCGTATCTCAAACGTTGAACTCTCAAAACGAGTAGGACTTTCTCCAACTCCATGTCTTGAACGTGTTCGTCGTTTAGAACGTCAAGGTTACATTACTGGGTACACAGCATTGCTGAACCCACAGTACCTTGATGCTTCACTTTTAGTGTTTGTTGAAATTACGTTGAACCGTGGTGCGCCAGATGTGTTCGAACAATTCAACACCGCTGTGCAGAAACTAGATGACATCCAAGAGTGTCATTTAGTGTCGGGTGATTTTGACTATCTTCTAAAAACACGTGTATCTGATATGGGTGCTTACCGTAAGCTACTGGGTGATACGTTACTTCGTCTACCGGGCGTAAACGACACTCGAACTTACGTTGTAATGGAAGAAGTGAAACAAACTAATCAACTTGTGATTAAAACTCGTTAG